The sequence CTGCGAGAGCAGTGCGATCGACCCGGCGCGCCAGGCGGATTCCAGGGGCGTGTCCCGGCAGATATACAGATTATGTATTTTTATGCCGGACACCGGCAGGCTGTTGACAAAGAGAATGGTTTGTTCGAAGTCCGCCAAATTCTCCCCCGGCAAGCCGGTGATGACATGGGCGCAAACCTTGATTCCCCGTTCCGCGGCTTTTTGGGCCCACGTGGCGAAGCACGCTGCGTCATGTCCGCGGTTGATGCGGTGCAGGGTGCTGTCTTGCGCGGACTGCAGGCCCAGGTCCAGCCAGAGTTCTTCGAAAGGCGCACTGCGCAGGATATCCAGTTTTTCCTCGTCAAGGCAGTCCGGCCGGGTGCCGATGGCCAGGCCGACGAGGTCCGGCAGCCCAGCCAGTTCCTGCAGCAGCGCCCGCAACCGTTCCGCAGGCCCGTGGGTGTTGGAGAAAGACTGGAGATATCCCAGAAAGCGCGTGTCCGTGTCGCGGTCCCGGGATAACTCCCGATACGCGAAATATTGATGACGCAAGGACATGCCGGCCTCGGCCAGGCCGGTTCCGGTCCCCTTCTGATTGCAGAACGCACAGCCGCTGCGGGACAGGGTGCCGTCCCGGTTTGGGCATGAGCTGCCGGCGTCCAGCGGAATTTTACGGACCCGTTGGCCAAAGCGCTGCTTGAAGTAGAGTGACAGTCGGTAGAATCTGTTGTGAGACATCGTTGGTATGATTGAGGTTTGTGCCTGGCTGCGGTGCGGGTTGCCTGCGCGTTGAAATTCGGATAGGCAGCGAGGCTCATTACACATCTTTTTAGGACCCGTTCCATCAGTGTCCCGCAGTGGTCCGTGCTCCGGAGCGGGCGACGCTTTTCCAGCCTACCGCGCTGAACATGATAAAAGAGGAAATATATGTCCAGGATTTTGGATAAGATTTTGGGTTTCTTTTCGAACGATCTGGCCATCGATCTCGGCACCGCAAACACCTGCGTCTACGTCAAGGGCAAGGGGATCGTTCTGCGGGAACCGTCCGTGGTCGCCGTCAAGCGCGACAATCGGGGCAACAACAAGGTTTTGGCTGTGGGCAGCGAAGCCAAGCGGATGCTCGGCCGCACCCCCGGCAACATCGTGGCCATTCGTCCCATGAAGGACGGGGTCATCGCCGATTTCGAAGTGACCGAAGCCATGCTGCGCCATTTCATTTCCAAGGTGCACAACAGCCGCAGGCTGGTCCGGCCCCGCATCGTCATCTGCGTGCCCACCGGCATCACCCAGGTCGAAAAGCGTGCCGTGCGGGAATCCGCCCAAAGCGCCGGAGCGCGCGAGGTTTTTCTGATCGAGGAGCCGATGGCCGCGGCCATCGGCGCGGATCTGCCCATCACCGAGCCGACCTCGAACATGGTCGTCGATATCGGTGGCGGCACCACGGAAGTGGCGGTCATCTCCCTGGCCGGCATCGTCTATTCCAAATCCGTGCGTATCGGCGGCGACAAGATGGACGAGGCGATTCTTCAGCACGTCAAACGCAAATACAACATGCTCATCGGCGAGAGTTCGGCCGAGGACATCAAGACGACCATCGGCTCCGCCTACCCCATGGATCCGGAATTGGTCATGGACGTCAAGGGGCGCGACCTGGTTTCAGGCATTCCCCAGAACATTACCATCACCTCGGAAGAGGTCCGCAAGGCCATCTCCGAGCCCGTCGATTCCATCGTTCAGGCCGTACGCATCGCCCTGGAGCAGACTCCGCCGGAACTGGCGGCGGACATTGTCGACAGGGGCATCGTGCTGACCGGTGGCGGAGCGCTCTTGAAGGGCCTCGACAGCCTGCTGCGCGAGGAGACCTCCCTGCCCATCACCGTGGTCGACGATCCTCTCTCCACGGTGGCGCTGGGGTCGGGCAAGGTCTTGGACAATCTGGATGTCCTGCGCGAGGTAACCATCGAGTAGAGTGATGTCCCCTCGCTTCAAACGCCTGGTCCTCTTTTTTTTTCTTCCGCTGTTCCTCTATTTTTCCATGTACACATGGAACTGGAAGACGGGGTATCTCGATCGCCTGGCCGCCTTGACCGGGATGGAGCTGACCGGGTGGGTCCTGGCCCCGGGCAGATGGCTGCAGAACAATGTCGACGAATTCTGGTCGCGCTACGTCTATCTGGTCGGCGTGCGCCAGGAGAACGAGGACCTGGTCTTGCGGGTGCGGGAGCTTGAGCAGGAGCTGGGCCGCATATCCGAAAAGGCAAAATCCGCCGATCGCCTGACGTCCCTCTTGCGCTTCAGCCCCGAACCCCCCTGGGAGATGCGCGGGGGGCGGGTCATCGGCCAGAAGCTCGGTCCCAACGCGATTCTGGAAACCATACTTGTCGATGTGGGCCTGAGCCACGGCGTAAGGCTCAATGATCCGGTCATCTCGCCCAAGGGCGTGGTCGGAAGAATCGCCAAGCCGGGTCTTCATTTTTCTTCCGTGGTGCTCTTGTCGGATCCCTCCAGCCGAATTCCCGTCATGACCAGCGAGGGCCGCGTGCCGGCCATCGTTCAGGGCCAAGGCGCCGGAGCTTTCCTTGAGGTCAAGTTCATTCCCCGCAACGATCCGGTCAGCCCTGGCGAGATATTGCTCAGCTCCGGCCTGGGCGGCGTTTTTCCCAAGGGCATACCCGTGGCCAGAGTGGTGGAAGTGACTCCGGCGGACGTTTCCCTTTTTCAGCGGGTTTATGCCGAACCCCTTCTCGCCCTGCGTTATTACGAGGAACTCCTGGTCCTGAGCCGTACGGACGGGTTCGACGCCGGTCAGCCCGTCATGTCTCCGGCCGTGACCAACGCGTCCTCTCCCGAGGCTCCCAAGGCTCCCGATAAAACTCCTGCAGCTCAGCCAGCGGCCGAGACCGCGCCTGCGGCGGGTCCGTCGGCAGCACCTCCTTCCGCGCCAGAGCCAGCCACTGTAACACGGCACCCTGTGCGCAAGAAGCCGTGAGACTTTCCGCCGCGCATCCCTCCACTTCGCGAAAAGGTCAAATTCCTGCGGTCATCTGGTGGACAGACTTTCTGATCATCGCCCTGTGGGCGCAGGAACTGTCCGGTGGGCTCGACTTCCTCTCTCCCGGAGTGCTTATCTGCCTGCAGTCCGGGCAGTGGTTGACCGCGCTCTGGATGGGCGTGCTGTGGGTGCTTGTGCAGGAGGGCGGCGGCAATCTGGTTTTTGGCGTAAGTATTCTTTTTTATGCCGGGATGCTGATATTTTTTCTGCTTTCGAAATGGCTGCTCGAGCCGGAAAACCCTCTTTTCATTATTCTGTTCTCGCTGCTGCTGGCGTGCTGGTCATGGGTGGTGCTGAGCGGGGCAATCAGTTTCCAGGAACTGCCGCCCCGGACGTATTCGCCCTGGTCCTGGATTGCCAGGCAGTGGGCTGCGTACATGCTTTTTTGGAGCGGAGCCCTGTTCATTTATCGGCGGGGGGGCAGAAATGGGCGCATTTAACACCCCCGAGCGGCCTCAGATATTTTCCGGCCCACCGCTGTTGCTTGTGTTTCTGGTGGTTCTTTTTTGCATCTTCAGTATCCGCCTGTGGTATCTGCAAATCTACAAAAGTGATTTTTATCAGGGTCGCGCCCAGGAAAACAGAACCAGGCAGAGCACCATGTTTTCTCCACGAGGCATCATCCGGGATCGCACCGGGCAGTTGCTGGCGGAAAACAATCCAGCCTACGCCCTGGCGCTGGTGCGCGAGGACTGCCCGGACATTCCCAAGACGCTGGACCAGATCAGCCGTTGGACCGGCCAGCCTCGGGATGAACTGCAAAAAGCCTTTGAGATCGGTCGCAAGCGGGTCAAACATTTTGACGAGCAGGTCATCGTGCCCAATATCCCGTTTGAGCTTGTGGCCCTGGTCGAGGCTCACCGGCAGGACTGGCCCGGGCTTGTCATCGCCGTGCGCCCCAAGCGTTCCTACGCTTACGGTGAAACGCTGGCGCATGTCCTGGGTTATGTGGCCAGGGCCAATGAAGAGGAACTCATCAATGACCCGGACCTGCAGCTGGGCGACAACGTCGGCAAGCAGGGCGTTGAGCTGATGCTTGAGCGCAGGTTGCGCGGAACCAAGGGTCTTCAGGAGTTTGAGGTCGATGCATCCGGGCGGGTGCTGTCCTCGCGGATTGTATCTTCGCCGGTTATGGGCGAAGATTTGAATTTGAGCATCTCCCTGCCCTTGCAGGAGACCGCGACCAAGGCCCTGGGCGACCGTGCAGGCTCGGTCGTGGCCCTGGATGCCGACACGGGGGAGGTGCTGGCCCTGGTCAGTCTGCCCAGCTATGATCCCAATGAGTTTGTTGTCGGCATCAGTCATGCGAAGTGGAAGGAGTTGCTCGAAGATCCTCTGCATCCTCTGCAGAACCGGCCAGTGCAAAGCACGTATCCTCCCGGATCCATCTTCAAGCTCGCGATAGGGGGGCTTGGGCTTGAGAGCGGCACCGTCAAGCCTTCCTCGACCGTGTTTTGTTCCGGCAGTTACAAGCTCGGCAAGCGAGTTTTTCGCTGTTGGAATAAAGGTGGGCACGGGACGACCGATTTCAAAAAGTCCCTGCGCGAATCGTGCGACGTCTATTATTATCAGCTTGGGGAACAGCTTGGCGTGGAAGCGATCAGCGACTTTGCAATCCGCTGCGGATTCGGAGTCAAGACCGGCGTGGAGCTGCCCCACGAGCGGGCCGGAAACATGCCTACGCCGGAATGGAAATTGAACCGCTTTGGAGAAAAATGGCAGGGCGGAGAGACCTTGAACTACGCCATCGGTCAGGGATACACACTGACTACGCCTTTGCAGGTGGCCAGGTTTGTCGCGGCCCTGGTCAATGACGGGAAGATCCTGCGGCCGACCCTGCTTTTATCCGAGAAGCCCGACGTGGTGGGCGAACTGCCCATGCGTCCCGCGACCAGGAAGCTGATTCTCGACGCCATGGTGGCCACGGTGGAGGAGGAGCGGGGCACTGCCCGGGTTCTTCGCCGTCCCGGACTCAGGATCGGAGGCAAGACCGGCACGGCCCAGGTCGTCAAGCTGCTGGACAAGTACGAAAAGAAAAAGACAAATGAAATCCCCTATAAATACAGGGATCACGCCTGGATGGCCAGCTTCGGGGAAAAGGACGGGAAGCGTTTCGTTGTCGTGTCCATGGTCGAGCACGGCGGTCATGGCGGTTCGGATGCGGGCCCCGTGGCCGGTGCGGTGCTCGACGCTCTCTTGGGCGTTCAATCGGAAGAGTGACCAGGAAAAGAAATGTTCGATAGACGACTCATATTTCATATCAACTGGGGCCTTTTGAGCCTGACCGCGATCCTTTTTTGCGTCGGGGTCATGAATCTGTATTCGGCCAGCACTCTGCGCCTTGCTTCCGGTCTGGAAATCGACACGTACTTCAACAAGCAATTGCTTTGGGGCGGAGTCGGGCTGTGCGTCATGACGGCGCTGGTGCTGGTTGATTACCGTCATTTGAAGTCCATTTCGTGGCCTTTTTTCATCCTCTGCCTGATTCTTCTGCTCGGGGTCAGCGTCGCCGGCAAAACCATTTACGGAGCCAAAAGATGGCTTGATCTCGGTTTTTTCAATCTCCAGCCTACGGAATTGACTAAAATT is a genomic window of Desulfomicrobium baculatum DSM 4028 containing:
- a CDS encoding TIGR01212 family radical SAM protein (This family includes YhcC from E. coli K-12, an uncharacterized radical SAM protein.); translated protein: MSHNRFYRLSLYFKQRFGQRVRKIPLDAGSSCPNRDGTLSRSGCAFCNQKGTGTGLAEAGMSLRHQYFAYRELSRDRDTDTRFLGYLQSFSNTHGPAERLRALLQELAGLPDLVGLAIGTRPDCLDEEKLDILRSAPFEELWLDLGLQSAQDSTLHRINRGHDAACFATWAQKAAERGIKVCAHVITGLPGENLADFEQTILFVNSLPVSGIKIHNLYICRDTPLESAWRAGSIALLSQEESQTWLVRGIALLRQDIVIHRINSDPEQDELLAPLWAMKKTAYLNAVKQHLHDTDTWQGKALGQKRPEWMNPQKEKT
- a CDS encoding rod shape-determining protein, producing MSRILDKILGFFSNDLAIDLGTANTCVYVKGKGIVLREPSVVAVKRDNRGNNKVLAVGSEAKRMLGRTPGNIVAIRPMKDGVIADFEVTEAMLRHFISKVHNSRRLVRPRIVICVPTGITQVEKRAVRESAQSAGAREVFLIEEPMAAAIGADLPITEPTSNMVVDIGGGTTEVAVISLAGIVYSKSVRIGGDKMDEAILQHVKRKYNMLIGESSAEDIKTTIGSAYPMDPELVMDVKGRDLVSGIPQNITITSEEVRKAISEPVDSIVQAVRIALEQTPPELAADIVDRGIVLTGGGALLKGLDSLLREETSLPITVVDDPLSTVALGSGKVLDNLDVLREVTIE
- the mreC gene encoding rod shape-determining protein MreC → MSPRFKRLVLFFFLPLFLYFSMYTWNWKTGYLDRLAALTGMELTGWVLAPGRWLQNNVDEFWSRYVYLVGVRQENEDLVLRVRELEQELGRISEKAKSADRLTSLLRFSPEPPWEMRGGRVIGQKLGPNAILETILVDVGLSHGVRLNDPVISPKGVVGRIAKPGLHFSSVVLLSDPSSRIPVMTSEGRVPAIVQGQGAGAFLEVKFIPRNDPVSPGEILLSSGLGGVFPKGIPVARVVEVTPADVSLFQRVYAEPLLALRYYEELLVLSRTDGFDAGQPVMSPAVTNASSPEAPKAPDKTPAAQPAAETAPAAGPSAAPPSAPEPATVTRHPVRKKP
- the mrdA gene encoding penicillin-binding protein 2 — protein: MGAFNTPERPQIFSGPPLLLVFLVVLFCIFSIRLWYLQIYKSDFYQGRAQENRTRQSTMFSPRGIIRDRTGQLLAENNPAYALALVREDCPDIPKTLDQISRWTGQPRDELQKAFEIGRKRVKHFDEQVIVPNIPFELVALVEAHRQDWPGLVIAVRPKRSYAYGETLAHVLGYVARANEEELINDPDLQLGDNVGKQGVELMLERRLRGTKGLQEFEVDASGRVLSSRIVSSPVMGEDLNLSISLPLQETATKALGDRAGSVVALDADTGEVLALVSLPSYDPNEFVVGISHAKWKELLEDPLHPLQNRPVQSTYPPGSIFKLAIGGLGLESGTVKPSSTVFCSGSYKLGKRVFRCWNKGGHGTTDFKKSLRESCDVYYYQLGEQLGVEAISDFAIRCGFGVKTGVELPHERAGNMPTPEWKLNRFGEKWQGGETLNYAIGQGYTLTTPLQVARFVAALVNDGKILRPTLLLSEKPDVVGELPMRPATRKLILDAMVATVEEERGTARVLRRPGLRIGGKTGTAQVVKLLDKYEKKKTNEIPYKYRDHAWMASFGEKDGKRFVVVSMVEHGGHGGSDAGPVAGAVLDALLGVQSEE